From the Labrus mixtus chromosome 10, fLabMix1.1, whole genome shotgun sequence genome, the window TACCAATGGAGGAAAGCTTTGCGCCTGAACATAGCTGTGAACTGCTCAGAGATGCGCTTGAACAGCTCCTGGATGGCTGTGGTGTTGCCGATGAATGTGGCAGCCATCTTGAGGCCACGGGGAGGAATGTCACAGACAGCGGTCTTCACGTTGTTGGGGATCCATTCAACGAagtagctgctgtttttgttctgcacGTTCAGCATCTGTTCATCCACCTCCTTCATGGACATGCGGCCACGGAAGATAGCAGCCACTGTCAGGTAGCGGCCGTGACGTGGGTCGCAGGCAGCCATCATGTTCTTTGCGTCGAACATCTGCTGGGTGAGCTCTGGTACAGTGAGGGACCTGTACTGCTGGCTGCCTCGGCTTGTGAGGGGAGCGAAGCCTGGCATGAAGAAGTGCAGACGAGGGAATGGCACCATGTTTACAGCCAGCTTCCTCAGGTCAGCATTGAGCTGTCCGGGGAACCTGAGGCAGGTGGTAACGCCGCTCATGGTGGCAGAGACGAGGTGGTTGAGGTCACCATATGAGGGGGTTGTAAGTTTAAGGGTGCGGAAACAGATGTCATACAGAGCCTCGTTGTCAATACAGAAGGTTTCGTCTGTGTTTTCTACAAGCTGGTGGACTGACAGTGTGGCGTTGTAGGGCTCAACGACTGTGTCTGATACTTTGGGTGAGGGCACCACACTGTAGGTCTTCATAATACGGTCGGGGTACTCTTCACGGATTTTGCTGATGAGCAGTGTGCCCATCCCAGAGCCAGTACCACCACcaagagagtgtgtgagctGGAAGCCCTGCAGGCAGTCACAgccctctgcctccttcctcacTACATCCAGGACAGAGTCCACCAGCTCTGCACCCTCCGTGTAGTGACCTTTGGCCCAGTTGTTGCCAGCACCACTCTGGCctagaagaggaaaagaaagggaATTAAGCTCAACAGTACTTAAATGCAAAATGAGAAGTAGCCAAGAATGTAAGGACAAATCAACAATTACCGAAAACAAAGTTGTCTGGCCTGAAGATCTGGCCGAAGGGTCCGGATCTCACAGAGTCTATGGTTCCTGACTCCAGATCCACCAGCACAGCACGGGGAACATATTTACCACCTTCAAGAAgcatataataataacaactttatttatatagcaccttttaaaaacacaggtttacaaagtgctttgaaaaacagtaaaaacaagaacaaagcaaactaatccaaacacagaagaacataaacaacagcaagaacaaacaaatgcaaaatactaaaaataattaaatacaattcaacagaaaagaacccatagtgcacgatacccaacaaacatatataacccgaccatcacaagaaccatcctaagaacccaacaacacgagctgacaccaagaggaccaaagatttaaaaagatgtaagaaactaaaagagctaaaagcaaataaaaagataacagcaataagaaggtaagagcagtaaaagaaatagaaacaagtggttaaagcaggggtgtccaaagtgcggcccgagggccatttgcggcccttgaggggattttttgcggcccgtgacttcaaatgaagaatcagaagattttggcccgaggcctcgattaagattggcacattatcttatttttctttttcatgttaacaagggctgaacaatattcctaaaagagagaatgttcagtaacatgtatgtttttttttttttttttttttttttttttttaaatctacagcttttactattttccacatttttttgtaaactatgaaaaaactCATGCacagtttttgcaaacaagcggactgttgtttatggaggactaaaagtgccaaaatgaaatatataattaaatcattaaatgtgtcatcaattatttaatattggaaataaatcaacaaatatacataattatttaattaattaaatgcatgtgttattaaataattatttaaatgtgtcattaattatttaaaattggtaatatataaataaataatttatgaaatacataaatgtttaaataattatttaaaatgttcattcgttctctgtaaaaacacatctatttatttaattatttcatgtttcctgctccagcagTGCATCATGAAATAATTGTATCTGTCATCCTGTCCCATCAAACTCAGTGGGCGGGATTAACGCTGATCGAGTCACAAACCATTGCTTTGGTATGCAGGGTTGCCAGACTAGGCGGTTTcccgccaaacaaacaaacaaacaaacatgacagcAATCACATGTATGATCTAATATATGCATGTATGCTGTAATATTGGCACCAGTAGTTGCATTTTAGATGTGTCGGCTAttaggggccatgtggtaggtagtatcagcgtgtcactacctggagcttgcGTGCCAAAGTCTGGTACTATAgaaggtggcaatgctgtttgTGCTGTGATAGCCATGATGTAAAGAAGGAGAGATGTAAAGTGTTGCCTGTGGGTATGTTATCCTTTGATTAGGGCACAAGTACCTTGAGTTTATTCCAAATACTGAAGAAATGAATTCCCCCTTAAGATTTTGGTCAGATGTTGTAATTTACTtaagatattaattaattaattaaggaTGCACCGATCCTGACTAAGACTGCTAGATCAGGTATCAGTAAGAATTTGCCGATCTATGAGACCCATCCAAAAGGCTGATCTATTCACTTCAGTTTTATGCTATTCTGTGTTAAAGACAAATGTGCTACATTACTGTCATCAGTGCACTGGTATTCTGTGCACTTTAGTAGGTGGAGCAAACATAAAATGGAGGAAGCTAAAAAcaatttcttcaagaaacaaTGGCCTTTGACTGTAGAAGCAGTATGGTCAGTTGGTGTAACTGGTTTGCGTCAATTGGTGTAACCAGtatttcttgtaaaaaatataataaaatacaagacaattaaagttgaataaaaGTGGTCCTCTATTGCAgtgaaataacatgtttttttaaacaatttttacataatttgCCAAAAATTAATTTTGGTGTTTTCAGCTTTGTGCCCCGGTCAGTATTGAAAAGGGCATAATTTATAAATTTAGGGATAATCCtaataaaatctattttcttgtgccattttaaaatgaagtaattaCAAACATGAGTACGCTTACATATACTCTAGATGTATAAAATACTCAATATTCTTAACATTAACATAACTTGACATTTTTAGGTCCATTTCGTCTTaccttttgaaaagaaaaaaaaggtttaaatgaataaataaaaaaacacaaaaccaacatgaatacaaatctcacattttaatgaacctgATGCatgctttcaaatgtttttaaaagatttttgaatTGGTCATCTGAACAACCCTTATTTGTTACTGACCCATATGCCTATTAAAACATCTAATTCAACCTTACCTGTGGCTTCATTGTAGTAGACATTGATCCTGTCAAGCTGCAGGTCACTGTCACCGTGGTATGTGCCAGTTGGGTCAATGCCATGCTCATCACTGATCACCTCCCAAAACTGAAATATAATAACATTTATGAAGGctgataaaacataaacaagtgaCAGGGGAATGAGTAGGCAGTAATGTTCAAGTGGATGCAGGTCATTATGTATcggtttctttcatttttaaagctgacGTAGCAGTTCTATAGAGGTCGATTAGATAATTGTTCAACTACAACTTCCCGCCGTTCAGCAGTCTCATCGCCTATTGGCTGGTTATGAATTCGAAAATTCCTAGCTACGTCATTAACCGCCAACAAGAGCCGGTGACCGTTACCAAGCCAACGGATGGTCACTTCTGCGGACATTTTTCAATCATAAACACGCAGACCTTTGTTCAATTTACAGAACATTACAGGCGAAGACGGGCGAAAACACTCACTAACTATATTTCGCATTGCGGGAACGATTACATCCACCGAATTAgatgaaaataatgattttaaacCACTCAACGGCCAATCCTATCCGCGGTGGTTAACTGATATCTAACGGTTGAGTTCTTCAAACAACCGGCGTACAAATTATTAACACAATTTATCGGATTTGTAAATTACGTAAAACCTGTACTAACCTTGGCACCAATCTGGTTTCCGCACTGACCGGCCTGGAGATGCACAATTTCCCTCATTTCGTTTTTGTTTTAGCAGACTGACTCCTTCGATTAATGAATTAACGTATCTggatttacagtctatggtctgtaTGCGCGTACCAACGGCGCAACTATCTGTTTTATACTACAACTAAGCCCCGCCCTCTACCCCTCAGCTCGAACGTTGGTTGGCTCATTTCTTTACGCCAGATATACACAAACAGAATTAGACCAATGAAATCGTCCCTATCTTCTCCTCTATTGGTCCAGTGTGTCTGTCAATCACATTCGTGTGAAACGTATGACTACCGTCTAATCTGTCGACGTTGGCCATGACGTTGGCCTACGTCCCTCATTATGGCGGAATAGAAATGCGACACCAACAACAGATTTAATTCATTTCACAGCCGCATGCAAGcgtgtaaaaaagaaaatgaaactcaTCGATCAGCTAAtattaaaggggtcatattatgctttttctggttttatatgccctttagtgtgtttccAAGTGTCATGTgaatgtttaggcacatctatgtgcaaaaagtcaaagtccgcggaaacgcgacttttcctacgtcctcctgttagctgtagcattagctgcatgtaacactcggttctagcccccctcgataaataaatgtagaaatgaataaatgtagaaatgaatgaatgtagaaataaataaatgtagaaatgaatgaatgtggaaataaataaatgtggaaatgaataaatgtagaaatgaatgaatgtggaaataaatgtagaaatgaatgaatgtagaaatgaatgaatgtggaaataaataaatgtagaaataaatacatgtagaaataaataaatgtagaaataaatttaagacatttaattatttatgtcccatttatttaccagtttttatttatttacgcatttaattatttattcattcttttatttatttttatttacattcaatGGAACAAAATTCACACGTAGACTAGCACGAAAACCCGGATCAACAACCCCATCTGAATCTCCCATCAAACATCTGGTCATTAAAGGCATCCACACTGACATCACAGAAGATCAAATCAAACAGGAACTGGACCAACAAGGCATCAACATCTCCAAAATCCACAGGATAATCAGCAAAACCACTCAACAGCCAACCACCTTTATCAAGATCCTCCTTACCAACCCAAACCAATCTGCTGGCCTTCTCCACGAAGGCTTCTTTATGGACCTGTTTCAGTACAGAGTGGAGAAGGCCCGGCCCCCACCCACCATCCGACAGTGCTTCAAATGCCTACAGTTTAACCACATATCCTCCAACTGCAATAACCCTGTCATATGTCTCAGATGTGGAGAAAATCACCATCACAAAACCTGCACCAGAGACAAAAGCCAAATGTGCCAACTGCTCAGTACCACACTCTGCTGCATCCAAGACCTGCCCCATCTacctttcacacatgaacccaTCCACCAGAAGGCCCCCACCTGCCCGACTCTCTGTCAGGAAACcatccaccaccacctcccccAGCACACACCATACTTACAGTCCTGACAGCACTCGCCTCACCCACCTCCGCGATGACCTCAGCAAACTGTCAATGGATGACAATAAAATAGAATCAATACTACAAAGCATCAGAAAACACACCCACTTCATTATGTAGGACCTCTCCACCCCCACCTCATCCCCCATCCAGGAATAATAAATATCTGTCTACCCTTTCTCCTTTTCATAATGACCCACACCACCTTCCTTCACATAAACATCCGAGGAAtcagaggaaataaagaagaacTCATCAATCTACTCAATAACAGAAACATCTCAGTCGCCTCCATAAATGAAACACTTCTGTCCAGTAAATCACGCATCAGCATCCCAGGTTACAACATCATCCAAAAAGAACACCAAACAgcacatggaggaggaggagtcgcCATCTTAATCAAAAATCACATCGAATACAGTCAAACAGATTTTGGACTCTCATCACAGGAACTCAATGAAAATTAATATGTTGCATTAAAAGTTAAAGTCCATTCACATCATCCCATCACAGTCACCAACATCTATTGTCCCCATGGAATAAAACCCTCAGCTCCTCTGCTCAAAGCCACCTCCAACCCCAGCCACTCTCTGATAATGGGTGACCTCAATgccaaacacacagactttcactgcaggaaaacaaacacaagcggAACCACACTCAGACAGATTCTACAGGACACAAATCTATCAATAATCAACACAAATGAACCCACCTACATATCCCCTCAGACCGGCAAAACAGACATTCTGGACCTCATCATATGCACCCCCAACCTGGCGACAAGACTCCACAGTTTCACCACCACAAACCATCTCTCAAGTGACCACCTACCAGTTCTCACCACCTACTCCTTCAACCTTCAATcaataacaaagacaaaatacaactACAGAGCAGCAAACTGGGATACCTATAGATCATTCATAGAAGAAAAACTCAAGCTCATCACCTCAATTCCCACTCCCCAGAACCTGGATCAACATGCAACACTCCTCAGCCACCTACTCACCCAAGCCAAAGAAGAAACCATACCCACAAAATCCGCCAAAACCCCAACACAGTCATTACCACCACATCTCCTCCATCTCATCAGACACAGAAGAAGGCTGCGCAGAGAATTCATCCGGTCCAGATCACCCCTCaccaaaacagaaatacaaagcACAAAGcaccataaaaacacaactggcCCTCCGCCGACAGAAAACTTGGAACAAATTTTACAGACAACTAAACGGAGACACAAACCCCCGGACATTTTGGCAAAAAATCAAGAGCATAAAcggaaatacagaaaacaaccacaacacACCACCTCTCAAATCTGCAGGCACTATCATCAACGACAATAAAGAAAAGGCCACACTCTTCTGAAACCACCTGGAAAACATACACTCATGCCCACATAACCCAAACTTTGACAGCACCTGGAAAAACCTTGTTGACAGcgaaatattaaaatatgacacaaaacaaaccaacacagaCAATCCCACTGTTGAGCACCATCCCCTCACAAACCCAGTCACAACCCAAGAATTACAACAGCACctgaagaaaattaaaaacaaagcaccCGGAGAAGACAAAATTGACACCATACTAATTAAACAAGCCCCAGTTACCTACCTTCAGTAACTTGGACAGCTCTTCACCACCTGCCCCACCACTGGACACTTTCCTTCACCCTGGAAAACAGCAATTGTTACAATGATCCATAAACCTGGCAAAGACCCTCACAACCCCACAAGCTACCGCCCCATCAGCCTCCTCAGCCACATCGGAAAACTCTTTGAAAGAATACTCACCTCCCGTCTCACCAACCATATCGAATCACTAGGACTCATCGCAATACACCAAGCCGGCTTCAGGAAAGGCAGAACCACCACAGACAACATCCTCAGACTCTCAGAAGACGTATACagacatttcaataaaaaacaaattaccaTCGCAATATTCTTTGACATTGAAAAAGCTTTTGACAAACTATGGCATAATGGACTCATCTACAGATTAATAGACAATAACCTCAGACTACCAAAACCCACCCAATCCATCATCTCAAGCTTCCTCAACAATCGACATACCAAAGTTAAAGTTTCCACCTCCATCTCCACCCCCTTCACCCCCAAAGCaggagttccccaaggttctgTTCTCAGTCCCCTCCTTTTTCTCATATACATCTCCGACATCTACTACCCTCCAGTCACCATAGCCAAAGTTTCACAGTTTGCAGATGATCTTTGTTACTGGTGCACATCTAAATCAACTTGCCGCTTCAAAACTTCAACAATGCATCACAGAAATAGAAGAATGGTCAAACCTCTGGAGAATCACCCTCAACCCCATCAAAACACAATGTGTCATCTTCACCAAAAAACCAAAACCTGCAGGTCCATCACATCAACCTCACATTACACAACCAGAAAATCAACATCAGTAAGGACGCAACATTTCTTGGCATAACATTTCAAAGCAACATGAGCTGGACCAAACACATCAAAAACCTGGAACAAAAAGCCAACAACAGACTGAACCATCTCAAAGCCCTCTGCGGAAAGCATGGCGCATCACCCTTCACAGTTATATTTTCCACAGAAAATATATAGaattattgttttctccaagaaaactgttttgttttttaacttgtgaacatcttattttgaaaaacggaagttactGCAGACTCGCAGAATTATTCTCACACTAACTTCCCCGACctccgaagctattccctgTACAGTATTCTGTTTAttcccgtttcatacacgtgtatctcatagtcagttttatgATAAGACCTAGACATTTAGCACTTGACgtcatcgctctctctgtctgttactcctggtcgctctggagtccggagcatttaccataaagatcagaatacgtgggcacttcaaatttaggggcggctcacttcaccatgtaaactcgaggagcggctggTTTGACCGCTTCTCTGTTAAGAAGTGAAGTGACAACAGTTTCCTGAAAACTAGGTTCACGCATCTTAGAACAactatgaaaatgaaaagcaatAACGTAAAGCAGTAGCCTATGCAACGCTTTACCGTAAAAAAAATAGTAGCCTAATTATTGGAGAATATTCAATTTGAAAAGGACCAGAAGTTGCCAATTAATGTGTAGTAtttcaataatacattttacaagttAAATGCCCCGCTAGAAGTCATACAGCCAATTCATTATTGATACCTATCATCAGGCAGTTTCAGAAAATGAGTTGAGGAGTGATGACGTCAAAACGTAGCCGGCTGTTTGACGTGATCGTTAGCgcttaatcagacacaggtgtaATAAAAGAGCACCTTTACCAGCTCCCAGTCGTTGCTGTTCATTTGTTGCTATTTgatggtttctgtttttccaGGCATGCAAATACAAAATGATATAATTGTTGGTTGAACAGAATCAAAATaggcttttctttttgcaacGTAGTCATGCAGTATGTTCTGCTGCTCCAGGTGTGCCTCTTGATTCTTGGTAAGTAAGTTCTTTTGACatctttgttagtttttttttacgagtTTAAATTAGATAAAGGTCATTATTTGCACGAACCTTACTGGTGTGTCAGCACCACAGCCAGTCTCAAATCTGGAACACATTTGGATTATCTTGAGGTTATTCCTTTTTCACCTGCAGCACTCAAGTCTCAATAGTTCTGCTTTCTACTTTAAGAAGTTCTGTTTGTCTACTTTTGAGTGATGAATGGGGTGTGGTGGCTGTGTGTCAGACCCTAGAACAACATGAGATACTTATCTGTGTACTGTTGAAGAGAATTATGGGGTTAAGAAATCACGTTTTCTTTTATTCACATTAGGGTGTCTTTAGAAGGTATTTCTGAaggacgagatctgacaaaagtataaataaatactggaatgaataaataattaaatgcgtaaataaatgggacataaataattaaatgtcttaaatttatatctacatttatttatttctttatttttacatttactcatttctacgtttatttatttctacatttgtgTCCGTATGCTAATGAGGTAGGAGGGACTAAGGTCAGTCTCATTCAGGATTGGTCAACTGAGCGATCCAGTCAGATCTATTCCTAGCGAGACTTCCTGTTGACATTAAGCAGACTAGCATGGCTTCAACCGGGAGACCGCTGGCAGACCTGCTgactatggaagcgattagtgatcaaaattcaaatgattaatttacagaatataggtgcattatttgacctatatttaaaattaatattcagtcatccagtttgcattataatTTTTTTGACATTAGTCCCTCCTACCTCATTAGCATACGGAcacaaatgtagaaataaattaaagacatttatttatttatacttttgtcagatctcgtcctccatagggtattgttgtattttaaaaataagcAGTTCATACTACATCAATCATCAATGCTTTAGCCATgagtttataaaaataaatgacttgcCTCTCCAGACACACCAGCCATGTTAGGCCTACATGTTTGGTTTATCAAATAAAATAGATGGTCTCTTTCATATTAACTTTTGCTATGCTGTCAAAAATAAATAGGCTACATATGGTGCAACCACAGAGTTGATCtacatgagaaaaaaatgcattagtCAGTAACCTCTTGAGAAAAATTGTCTGAAAGCTGCACTTACATTTCAAAGAGCTGTTGTTGAGTTGTTTCTGTACACTGCTGCTAAGGGTGCACAGTTAACACAGGTGAACTCAGACTGGAACCAGGAACTATGTTCTTCATTGGCTGCTGAGCTTGTTGAAATATGACACCACCAATCATACCTGTTACACAAGAGGACTTCTTGAGCACACTGGGGCATTATCCCAGTACTTGCAGTAGAAAGATGTAATCACAACAGTGcaggtgtgttgtttttcatgttggCAGAGAAGTTGATATGTATTTTGTAAATCAAGCTAGTCACACccaatgtgtttttctgcagttatCATGTGGGAGCCTGTGAACAGTTCAAATCACACCAACCAGACACAGTGCCATGTGGATTCTTGTGGCCCTGATGAATCCTGCACTCTTGAAAATGGAGTCATACGCTGCATATCTCACCCGCAGCAGACATGCATGTACAGCGGTCATCACATAGTGACCTTTGACCAGCATGACTATGATTTGCATGGCACCTGTCAGTACCAGGTACTTGGCATGTGTGGAAACAAGCAGGGCCTACATGCCATTCAGGTTCATGTGCAGACAGATGGACACCTGGAGTCAGCACTTAATGTTCTGGTCAATGTGAGCGGCGTACTTGTAGCGCTAAACAGCAAAAACATGGAGCGCTTAGAGGTAAGTGCGTATGAATGTTTCAAGAGTGCATTTTTACCCTGTTATGAATAGATAAATGCTGTAATAATTGAACCACACTTCACAAAGTTTACTatggaaaatgtgtttcaaatgtaaTGTTGGCACCCCCTACAGGTTGATGGTGTCATAAAGAACATGCCCTATCACTTGGGCCCTACTGCACTGGCTTTGTCTCTGGGGATGCACACTTACATCTACACAGACGTGGGCTTTGAAGTCAGCCTCAGCACAGACGGCGTCGTTACCATTCGACTGTCCAGTAGATATGCTAATGCTGTGTGTGGCCTGTGTGGTAACTTCAACTCTGATCCTGCTGATGATCTCACAGCAAGTGGTGCAGAAGAGCATCACAGTCATGAGCATTTTGGAAAAGCTTGGAGGAGTGGGCAGAATCCCTGGTGTGTGGACGACTGTCTAGGAGGAAGTTGTCCAACATGTTCAACTGAGCGTCTGGCCCACTTCTCTGACCCAGAGGCTTGCGGGAAGATTCTGGACGTTAACGGACCATTTAGACATTGTCATGGCCAAGTGAACCCCTCCATCTTTTACAAGCGCTGCGTCAGTGACCTGTGTGTTCACGGAGGTGTCCGGCCTGCACTGTGTCACTCCTTGGCAGTGTATACTTCTGTCTGCCTCTCCCACAGAGCTACAGTTCATGCCTGGAGGAGTCCTGGATTCTGCGGTGAGTGTTAATGTGCTCCCAGCCACTGTTGTGCTAGTGAATTAAATTAATATGCTCTACAATTGTAACTGTGCTGTTTGGAGTTCAGCGTCATTGCACACCAAATGAAATACGGAGTTTGCAGATGctatttcatgttttgattgTTGATATCGATCATGTTACATGAGTTTATTTGCATACAAATCAGATTAATGTCTGTAGGTGCTTGATGTAAAGTTTACCTACTGCAAGCTAAGATATTGACGTATAAATTCTACAGTATGCTTTGACTCATTGGTATTGAGGCCACAACCTTTCAGGTGCTATTGGACCACTAGATGGTACTAATGCATCTAACTGGTCAACCTTAACCTTTACAGTATTGTCCTGTCTTCCTTTCCTAAATAACTGATGTTTCTCTACAgactctccctgtctctccagCAGCAGTTACAACATGAGTTCTGCCTCTGTTCACCTCTGCCTCGGCTGGCAGAATAACACGCTAGAGATGCCTTGGAACTCAGGGGAGAATTGCCTCTGTGAAGCAGGTTTAGTTCACAGTGGCAGCCAGTGCATCTCCGCAGAAAACTGTGGCTGCTTTCACCAGGGAGAATACCTGCAGGCAGGACAGGAGGTGTCAACATGCGAAAAAATCTGTCGATGCAATGCTGGGGGACACACGACTTGTCGTAATACTTTTTGTGGGAACGATGAGGAGTGTAAGCTTCTTGGGGGCGTTCGAGGTTGCTACCTCAAACCCAAACTGGCACGCTGCTCTGTTGATGGGTCCCAATACACCACGTTTGATGGACGGGCATTTGAATTTCATGGTTCATGTAACTACACCCTGGTGCAGACGTGTGCTCTCAAGAACCTGGATGTGGAGCCTGTTTTCATAGCTGCAAAGCAAAACCATAGCAAGGGAAGGCAAATCTCCTTGCAagtcaataaaatgtattttgagatATCGGCAGCTTTTCCTGGAAATATTCTGGTAATTTCTGTAATGATTTCACAACGTTCAACATGATTCATTGTTTAGTCATTTTTCACAGTATACACAAACTGTACTGTctattgtgtttaaaaatgatttatttcatcTAGGTAAATGGAGTC encodes:
- the LOC132981700 gene encoding tubulin beta-1 chain-like, encoding MREIVHLQAGQCGNQIGAKFWEVISDEHGIDPTGTYHGDSDLQLDRINVYYNEATGGKYVPRAVLVDLESGTIDSVRSGPFGQIFRPDNFVFGQSGAGNNWAKGHYTEGAELVDSVLDVVRKEAEGCDCLQGFQLTHSLGGGTGSGMGTLLISKIREEYPDRIMKTYSVVPSPKVSDTVVEPYNATLSVHQLVENTDETFCIDNEALYDICFRTLKLTTPSYGDLNHLVSATMSGVTTCLRFPGQLNADLRKLAVNMVPFPRLHFFMPGFAPLTSRGSQQYRSLTVPELTQQMFDAKNMMAACDPRHGRYLTVAAIFRGRMSMKEVDEQMLNVQNKNSSYFVEWIPNNVKTAVCDIPPRGLKMAATFIGNTTAIQELFKRISEQFTAMFRRKAFLHWYTGEGMDEMEFTEAESNMNDLVSEYQQYQDATAEEEGEFEEDGEEELA